The genomic stretch CCCGAACAATCGTACTGATCGGCATAAGCGGCAGCATATTCGAAAGCAGAATTGTTCCACGAGAGAAGTGTTGCACCATGaatttgtcttttttcGTTGTGAAGCTCGACCATCTGGCTAGCAAAATCTACGTCAACACCGGGATCATAACTTGGAGAATTATTGCTCGGAGCAGTGGAACTCTCATATTCAGTTACAACCATTGTTTTGGTGATTGGTGTGTTATCTTCAGTTGGCTTTAGTGGGCGGACGGCCACTTTCACAATCTCAACTTCAGTTATGGTGTCACACCTAACCaaatagaagaataatAACCAAATCAAGTAGCGAGACATAATTGTATTCTAATTATATCCTCCTTATAAAGTTATATCAAAGAcgatatatatatatagatatGTTTTGACATTGTTACGTTAGAGAAATTGTATTtcttttcgcagcaattCGAAACAATTATCACACGAGGCAAATAATatttttttcgcagccattaTTTAGTGCGTCTCGACCACATATTACTCTACAGATTTTTCATATGACGAAATAAATGCATTAATACATAAATATTAGAGTGAAATGGTGGAATTAAATGTAAATCATGAAGTTCATTAGGTGGTTCTTGGTAACATAACTATAAGAAGTTTTCAGCAAAACCGTATCTGAATTTTTGCCATCCTTTTAAGGTCAGTGCatatctttcttcttccttctcttccttGCTTTCATAGTATCTGTCGGTGTCGAAGTCCATCTCTTCGAGCTTCACGAATCTGTCCTTACCCTTTTTCACTAACCAccagaaaatgaaagtgaCTGGGAAGACACCCAATTCGATGTAGGATTGGAAAAAGTCAGCAGCAACGAAGGGCTTGAGCGTAGACCAACCTTGAATCAAGATAATGAAACCACCAAAAATAACAACGAAGTAGGGTCCGAGAGGATAAGACCAGTTCTTGAATAAAAGTTCGTCCGTTCTACCTTGCTTGGCCAAACCTCTTCTGAAACGAATGCTGATAACACCAATAACCCACCATGAAATCAAATTGGAGAGACCAACAATACTTTGAATCCAAGACCACAAGGTACCGGCTCCAATGAAGGAAGAACCGAAACACAAACCACCTGCGAGCCAAGTGAAAATGACAGCGACGTATGGAATTTGGTATCTGTTAAGTCTGGTAAAGATCTTAGGAAAGAAACCTTGGGAACCCAAGTTGAATGCCAATCTGGAACCAGCAAACAAGGCATGGTTACCGGCAGAGACTAACGAGGTCATGATCACGGCATTCATGAAACCACCACCAGCCTTTGCACCCACCATTTGGAAAACAAGAGTGAATGGAGAAGTGGCAACACTCTTGGTAGCCAAATTTGGGTAGTCGTATGGGATGTTCATTCCAATGAAGAAGGCGGTGAACAAGTAGAAAATAATAATACGCCAGAAGGTTGCCTTAATCGTCTTTGGAATGACCTTAATAGGGTTGGCAGTTTCACCAGCAGTAAGGGAAACCGATTCCAATCCACCCATTGCGAAAGCAGCTGACACAAACAAAGAAGTGAATCCCTTGAGACCATCGACAAAAGGTGCATCACCGTGACTCCACCATTTGAAACCAATGTATTCGTGTTGGTTATTGTGACCAGCATTAACAATGATACTaacaatgaagaagatgatgatcGTGACAACTTTAAGCAAAGCCAACCAATATTCGGTTTCACCATAGATTCTTACATGGATAAcgttcaagaacaagagaaatACCCAGAAGATAAGGGAGATGACATACCAGTGGAAGTCAGTCCAGTAAGCCATAATAAGTTGCATAGCAGTAAGGTCTCCGGCAACTGAGCAGGCATCGTTGAACCAGTAGTTGATGAGAATGGCGAAACCAAGCGAGTCACTTCCGAATCTCTTTGCGTAAGTGGTGAAGGAACCAGACACCGGGAATTGCACTGACATCTCTCCCAACGAAAGCATCATGAAGAAAACCAACAAACCCACGATGGCATAACTCAataaaagagaaagaggaCCACCGGTAGCCAAAGATCTACCAGTACCTAAGAAAAGACCACTACCAATAACACCGGCAATGGTAATCATATTAATGGTACGGGCTTTCAAGGCTCTGTTAAGATGTTCGGTCTGAACAACATCATGCAGAGAGCCGTCATCGGAGACGTCATTATCGGAGTATCTCTCCAAGTCCTGAGACAATACGgacttttcctttttgaGAGCTATAGAATCAGCTTCGGAAGACATTGTTTGGAAGGAGAGAACGTTATTATCGAAGACTACAAAAAGCACAGAATTCTCCAGACATGACAAATGCCGTCGGTTATATACGTGAAGGATGCGAAAAGCAGAGCAAAAAATAAATCTGTAGAATATGCAAGTGTAGTCAGAAAAAGGAACACTCTTGGAAGCGCCGTGGCGTACGATTAATTTGCGAGATCCACAATTATCGAAGCTTCACCGAGATAACGAATACCTACCTCTCAAATTTGATTTGCAATGATGTGCAAAGAAATTCTGGCGGGCTTCAGCATTCCAGCCGCTACTATGCCGAGTCATTACTTGCGTATATTGTTTACTGTGGAACTAAACAAAACCTTGTTCTATTCTTTTACGTTTAGTATGGAATTGCCGCAAAATGCAGAACAAAATTTGACAGACTAACATATTCTGTGCAACTAATGAAGGCAAGCATACCAATGAAAATTTCCTCTGCTTCTACAACTTGTATTCTACAGCATCACCGCATGCAGTGGAATCCCAACAGTAAACTAGATAATGTAGATAATGTAACAGAAAAGATATCAGGTACACTGGTAGTTTAGTCTATTCACATTATTCCGACCGCCCGGAAAAATGCGTCGCAAGTTCATCATTGGACACCTGCCTGGGTTAGCCAGTAGGTTCATCTCGTGCGTAGTCGAAAACGTCACCAGTTGTATTCCGCCGCGGGCCCTTGAACCAGAATGCCTTGTATTTCGTTGAAATTCTCCAGATTGGGCATCTTGGTAGGTGATGAGCTAAATTACACCTTAGCACGTGACGGTTCTCACAGGACCGGATGATAACAGATTTGCATTCCGTTCTATTTACGCATGGAAAGGGCAGCGCGGCTAAATACAAGGTGAAATATTATAGACATAAAGTGAATTATTATTTGTATTTCTTATTTCATTGTACCGGAAATGTGCTGGCCAATCTAACTAGCAAAATAGATTCCCAATATGGGTGTGAAATTTCTATGGGGAAGTGTGAGTTTTATTAAGCCCTTAGAACTTGCATCACCGATCTTCATTGATGATAATTGTGGTGTACAGCTAATATAGTTCGTCAGCCATACCCAATTTAAACAGCATAAACTTACATTCCGCAGTGGCTCGGTGTACGTTTCCAATTCGAAATTACGGCTCTAGGATAGAGTTATTGGTGTGGGGTGCTCATCGTTTCTTGTTTCCACTTTTAATCCCATCGTAAACCATGCCCGATTTGTGGATTCGTTTCTTATCGTTGTATTttttctccatcttcattaACGCAGTTTGTGATTTCTTTTGTGACTCCTCTGCTTATTTTCTGATATCGAACAGTGTCAAGTCTTTCTCTGACCTTATCTTCGTTTTCGACCATCTCGAATTATGAAATTTACATTtgaaa from Scheffersomyces stipitis CBS 6054 chromosome 2, complete sequence encodes the following:
- the ALP1 gene encoding high-affinity permease for basic amino acids (go_component membrane~go_process transport), encoding MITIAGVIGSGLFLGTGRSLATGGPLSLLLSYAIVGLLVFFMMLSLGEMSVQFPVSGSFTTYAKRFGSDSLGFAILINYWFNDACSVAGDLTAMQLIMAYWTDFHWYVISLIFWVFLLFLNVIHVRIYGETEYWLALLKVVTIIIFFIVSIIVNAGHNNQHEYIGFKWWSHGDAPFVDGLKGFTSLFVSAAFAMGGLESVSLTAGETANPIKVIPKTIKATFWRIIIFYLFTAFFIGMNIPYDYPNLATKSVATSPFTLVFQMVGAKAGGGFMNAVIMTSLVSAGNHALFAGSRLAFNLGSQGFFPKIFTRLNRYQIPYVAVIFTWLAGGLCFGSSFIGAGTLWSWIQSIVGLSNLISWWVIGVISIRFRRGLAKQGRTDELLFKNWSYPLGPYFVVIFGGFIILIQGWSTLKPFVAADFFQSYIELGVFPVTFIFWWLVKKGKDRFVKLEEMDFDTDRYYESKEEKEEERYASTLKGWQKFRYGFAENFL